A portion of the Bactrocera neohumeralis isolate Rockhampton chromosome 2, APGP_CSIRO_Bneo_wtdbg2-racon-allhic-juicebox.fasta_v2, whole genome shotgun sequence genome contains these proteins:
- the LOC126757215 gene encoding trichohyalin-like gives MYTRARNLFLDPRVENHLAVCDFFERSDKRSLCTQIRDLVATAQDVAQNELNQRRKRLRRLLEEENKIYEKEFADKVKSRVDEDIRVRKETLLQIKEERKHQEKAFLQQKNIQRQLENCFEVRDALRFKETMLTKEIQLEQMVEKERAQLRQRQQDDYWRKVDEINAQRYDQRQAKEDQMKQDMRCKVRCNLEQQIEMQKIEAEQQRATEREQAKALAKIAEEVRLEEYDRQHASISEKMLAYRADLLATIAENKARHDAEECERIEEHRQLMREIKKEQQEHSAAMIQRKRAVYNATMEYLQYVRRMRQLEEDTQNMRNANIDALRHVDICTKSNIKRELQRKAEIAALCYAELRRQICEEYERRLLDKKEQRAPKIIENHFAHPEKTRAELMAEKLKLRKGLDEQLLENARVRAEEEVKYNAELKQAAVNLDFCKELADKYLAAGLDYLPPHANWLIYLCPQRQFAHKQPLLGAAGDSKDDAKDSCRKPCGCQARTDLDCPHNNWLASKRAPDAERKRF, from the coding sequence atgtacactCGCGCAAGAAATCTGTTCCTAGATCCGAGGGTCGAAAACCATTTGGCAGTGTGCGATTTCTTTGAACGCTCAGACAAGAGGAGTCTGTGCACGCAGATTAGGGACCTGGTGGCAACCGCACAAGATGTGGCGCAGAATGAATTGAACCAAAGACGCAAGCGCCTACGTCGGCTGCTAGAGGAAGAAAACAAAATCTACGAAAAAGAGTTCGCAGACAAAGTAAAATCGCGCGTTGATGAAGACATCCGCGTGCGCAAGGAAACTTTATTGCAAATCAAAGAAGAGCGTAAGCATCAAGAGAAAGCGTTTTTGCAGCAAAAAAACATACAACGACAATTGGAGAACTGTTTTGAAGTGCGTGACGCGCTGCGTTTTAAAGAAACTATGCTGACGAAGGAGATACAGTTGGAGCAAATGGTGGAGAAAGAACGCGCTCAGCTGCGGCAGCGCCAACAAGATGATTATTGGCGCAAAGTGGACGAGATTAACGCACAGCGTTATGATCAACGACAGGCAAAGGAGGATCAAATGAAACAGGATATGCGGTGCAAAGTACGTTGCAACTTGGAGCAACaaattgaaatgcaaaagaTCGAGGCGGAACAGCAACGTGCCACTGAGCGCGAGCAGGCTAAAGCGCTGGCTAAAATTGCGGAAGAGGTGCGCTTGGAAGAATATGATCGTCAACACGCGAGCATATCCGAGAAGATGCTGGCCTATCGCGCAGACCTGCTTGCCACTATTGCTGAAAATAAGGCAAGACATGATGCTGAAGAGTGCGAGCGCATAGAAGAGCATCGTCAGCTGATGCGTGAGATCAAGAAGGAACAACAGGAGCATAGCGCCGCTATGATACAACGTAAGCGCGCTGTATATAATGCAACAATGGAGTACCTCCAATACGTGCGTCGTATGCGCCAGCTGGAGGAGGATACACAAAATATGCGCAATGCAAATATTGACGCTTTGCGACATGTGGATATCTGCACCAAAAGTAATATAAAGAGAGAGTTACAACGCAAGGCAGAGATAGCGGCGCTTTGTTATGCCGAGCTGCGGCGACAAATATGCGAGGAATACGAACGGCGTTTGCTTGATAAGAAAGAACAGCGCGCACCGAAAATCATTGAGAATCACTTTGCGCACCCAGAAAAGACACGCGCCGAGCTCATGGCCGAAAAGCTTAAGTTGCGCAAAGGATTGGATGAGCAACTGCTTGAAAATGCGCGCGTACGCGCAGAAGAAGAGGTCAAGTACAATGCAGAACTGAAGCAGGCCGCTGTTAACCTTGATTTTTGCAAAGAATTGGCGGACAAATATTTGGCCGCGGGTCTTGACTATTTGCCACCGCATGCCAactggttgatttatctgtgTCCACAGCGGCAATTCGCTCACAAACAACCACTGCTAGGCGCCGCTGGTGATAGCAAGGATGACGCCAAAGACAGTTGTCGCAAGCCATGCGGTTGTCAAGCGCGCACGGACTTGGATTGCCCGCACAATAATTGGTTGGCCAGTAAGCGTGCGCCAGACGCCGAGCGTAAGCGGTTTTAG
- the LOC126761632 gene encoding trichoplein keratin filament-binding protein, which produces MFTQMELATFFFMKRTDRKSIYTQISELVKTAQEVAERELNQRRERLRTMLEHEDKIYEEEFANKVKSRIDEDIQHRKDALFNIKEERKRLEKEFLERKTIQQQFESCYEIREALRRKETLQTKEVQLEQIVEKERAQLRERQLDDYWCKVRDARTQRYDERQADETKKKCDIKRSMRCVLEQQMEMHKQDEERERELKRAEAMELNKIMEEIRLENFDRLRLGLPKTTLAYREELLGMIAENKAKRDAEECERIEEHRQLMRDVAREQQEYSAAVLQRKRAVYNATMEYLDYARRMRKLEEDTQNMRDARIDDLRHVDICTKSNIQRELQRKAEIAALCYAELRRQICEEYERRLRDIQELREPKIIENRFARPEKTRADIMAERRKMRAGLDEQLIENARVHAEEEAKYNADLKLAINDPEFCTELAEKYLSAGIDYLPPHANWLIYACPQKQIVAKRNAPAAAGEREEDMDDACLKPCGCGARTGLECTHQNWSAHKRGANADAKRRLELESC; this is translated from the coding sequence ATGTTTACACAAATGGAGTTAGCTACGTTTTTCTTTATGAAGCGCACAGATCGCAAAAGTATATACACGCAGATAAGTGAGCTTGTGAAGACGGCGCAGGAAGTGGCCGAGCGAGAGTTGAATCAAAGGCGCGAGCGGCTGCGCACTATGCTCGAGCATGAGGACAAAATCTACGAGGAAGAGTTCGCCAACAAAGTCAAGTCGCGCATAGACGAGGACATACAGCACCGCAAAGACGCTTTGTTCAATATAAAGGAAGAACGCAAGCGGTTAGAGAAAGAATTCTTAGAGCGCAAGACTATACAACAACAGTTCGAGAGTTGCTATGAAATACGCGAGGCGTTGCGGCGCAAAGAAACCCTGCAAACCAAAGAGGTGCAGTTAGAGCAAATCGTCGAAAAAGAACGCGCACAACTGCGCGAACGACAACTGGACGATTATTGGTGTAAAGTACGTGATGCGCGCACGCAGCGCTATGATGAACGACAGGCAGACGAAACTAAGAAAAAGTGTGACATCAAGCGGAGCATGCGTTGCGTTCTGGAGCAGCAAATGGAAATGCACAAACAAGATGAGGAGCGTGAGCGCGAGCTCAAACGCGCGGAAGCTATGGAGCTCAATAAAATAATGGAGGAAATACGCTTGGAAAATTTCGATCGCCTGCGTTTGGGTCTGCCCAAAACGACGCTTGCTTATCGCGAAGAGCTGTTGGGCATGATTGCTGAAAATAAGGCGAAACGCGATGCTGAAGAGTGTGAGCGCATAGAAGAGCATCGTCAATTGATGCGCGATGTGGCGCGCGAGCAGCAGGAGTACAGCGCCGCTGTGCTGCAACGTAAACGCGCTGTCTACAACGCGACAATGGAGTATCTCGATTACGCGCGACGAATGCGCAAATTGGAGGAGGACACACAGAATATGCGCGACGCGCGTATCGACGATTTGCGACATGTGGATATCTGTACGAAGAGTAATATACAGAGAGAACTACAACGCAAGGCGGAAATAGCAGCGCTCTGTTATGCTGAGTTACGGCGGCAAATATGCGAGGAATATGAACGACGCCTACGTGACATACAAGAACTGCGCGAGcctaaaataatcgaaaatcggTTTGCGCGTCCCGAGAAAACACGCGCTGATATAATGGCCGAACGGCGCAAGATGCGCGCTGGCTTAGATGAACAGCTGATTGAAAATGCGCGCGTACATGCCGAGGAGGAGGCCAAGTACAATGCGGATCTTAAGTTAGCTATTAATGATCCCGAATTCTGTACCGAACTTGCGGAGAAATATTTGAGCGCTGGCATTGACTACTTGCCGCCACATGCTAATTGGCTGATTTATGCTTGTCCACAGAAGCAAATCGTCGCAAAGCGAAACGCGCCAGCTGCCGCTGGTGAACGCGAAGAAGACATGGATGATGCTTGCTTAAAGCCATGCGGTTGTGGGGCGCGCACGGGATTGGAGTGCACACACCAAAATTGGTCGGCGCATAAGCGTGGCGCGAACGCTGATGCGAAGCGACGATTGGAGCTTGAGTCTTGTTGA